One Silene latifolia isolate original U9 population chromosome 4, ASM4854445v1, whole genome shotgun sequence DNA segment encodes these proteins:
- the LOC141651630 gene encoding uncharacterized protein LOC141651630, which produces MCFSTFSATSGLKVNAAKSEVFFRGVPESVKTDILQISCFREGDLPFKYLGIPIQTGRLTKMDCNILIERVVARIRSIGARKLSYAGRLTLVNAVLNTLHNYWGSIFLIPKAVVRRIEAICRSYFWDGGSEYQRAPLIAWIRSICRKEDGGLGVIKAENWNIASVGKLVNWIYSNADRLWVQWVHHIYLKDQDWHTYVPPADSNWNWRNIYKVKGLISSGEDTPLVGWYKDVWDGWCIPKHSIICWLIKHEALNTREKLFRLQISDSSQCVICEDGIETHEHLFSRCKYSEQIKDQLESWLQIQIDPQGLGLSVLQQRVCRVALAAFWYYVGLKGMLAGGIIVLNALLGWCRKL; this is translated from the exons ATGTGTTTCTCTACATTCTCTGCTACTTCTGGCTTGAAGGTGAATGCTGCTAAGTCTGAAGTTTTTTTTAGGGGAGTGCCAGAGAGTGTGAAGACTGATATACTTCAGATTTCTTGCTTTAGGGAAGGGGATCTTCCTTTTAAGTACTTGGGAATCCCTATTCAAACAGGGAGATTGACAAAAATGGACTGTAACATTTTGATTGAAAGAGTTGTGGCCAGAATAAGGAGCATTGGGGCTAGGAAATTGAGCTATGCAGGCAGATTAACTTTAGTAAATGCTGTGTTGAATACTTTGCACAATTATTGGGGTTCTATCTTTCTTATCCCCAAAGCAGTAGTAAGGAGAATTGAGGCCATCTGCAGGAGTTATTTTTGGGATGGTGGGTCTGAATATCAGAGGGCCCCCTTGATTGCCTGGATAAGGTCCATTTGTAGGAAGGAAGATGGAGGTTTGGGTGTCATTAAGGCAGAGAATTGGAATATTGCAAGTGTAGGTAAATTGGTGAACTGGATTTACTCTAATGCTGACAGGTTATGGGTTCAATGGGTGCATCATATATACTTAAAAGATCAGGACTGGCATACTTATGTTCCTCCTGCTGATTCCAACTGGAATTGGAGGAATATTTATAAAGTTAAGGGTCTGATTTCCAGTGG GGAGGACACCCCCCTTGTTGGTTGGTATAAGGATGTTTGGGATGGTTGGTGTATTCCAAAGCATTCTATCATTTGCTGGTTAATTAAGCATGAGGCTCTTAACACACGTGAGAAGCTATTTAGACTACAGATTAGTGATAGCAGCCAGTGTGTGATTTGTGAAGATGGAATTGAAACGCATGAGCATCTCTTCAGTAGATGCAAATACAGTGAACAGATAAAAGATCAGTTGGAGAGTTGGTTGCAGATTCAGATTGATCCCCAAGGTCTGGGTTTGTCAGTGCTACAGCAGAGAGTTTGCAGGGTGGCTTTGGCAGCTTTCTGGTATTATGTTGGCTTGAAAGGAATGCTTGCAGGAGGGATAATTGTCTTAAATGCCCTGCTAGGGTGGTGCAGGAAATTATAA